A stretch of DNA from Thermus sp. LT1-2-5:
CCCTATCTCCTGCCTCGGCTCCTTCCCCGGTGGGTGGCGCGGTACCCGGCCCTAACCCTTTCCATCCGGGAGGAACTCACCCCGGGGATCGTGGCGGGCATACTGGAAGGCCGGTTGGACGCTGGGCTAGTGGGTACCGAAGAACGGGCACCTGGCCTCGAGGCCCTGCCCATTTTCTCGGAACGCTTTGTGGCCTATGTTTCCCCGCATCATCCCCTCTATGCCAGAGCGGCCTTGCACCCCTTGGAGATTCCCTTGGAGGACACCTGGATTCTATCTGAGGGCCACTGCTTTCGGGACCAGGTCCTCTCTGTATGTCGCCCTAGCTTGTCCAAGCGGGTGGTGGAGTTCCAAAGCGGGGATCTGGAAACCCTGGTGCGCTTGGTGGAGGAGGTGGGCGGATTGACCCTTTTGCCCGAGGTAGCCCTGTGGACGTTACCCCCGGAGAAACGGGTCCACCTGAGGCCCCTTTTGCCCCCAGGGGCGGGGCGCACGGTCTACCTCCTTCTGCGGGAAGGAAGCCTCAAGGCTCCCGTGGCCACAGCCCTGGCGCAGGAGGCCCAACGGGTCTTCCCCACGCTACGCCTTTTTTCCCAAGGGGAAGAAGGCGTTATGATGGGGGCGGAGGTTCGCCATGACCAAGCCTGAGGCCAAAGGCGGGGACGTGCACATCAAAGCCGGGCTTATCTGGATGAACGGGGCTTTGGTACCCCAAGAGGAGGCCAAGACCAGCGTTCTAAGCCACGCCCTCCACTATGGAACCAGCGTGTTTGAAGGCATCCGGGCCTACGAGACCCCTAAGGGCCCTGCCATCTTCCGCCTGAAGGAGCACGTGCGGCGGTTTTACAACTCCGCCAAGGTGCTCCGGATGGAAATCCCCTTCGCCCCAGAGGAGCTGGAAGAGGCCATCAAGGAGGTGGTGCGGAAAAACGGCTATAAAAGCTGCTACATCCGCCCTCTGGCCTGGATGGGGGCCAAGGCCTTGGGGGTCAATCCCCTGCCCAACAACCCGGCGGAGGTCATGGTGGCCGCTTGGGAGTGGGGGGCCTATTTGGGGGAAGAGGCGG
This window harbors:
- a CDS encoding LysR substrate-binding domain-containing protein, which gives rise to MGLTLDQLRYLVALAEEGSFTRAAERVYLTQPALSVQIRKLEEALGVRLFDRRKGTPTEVGQAVVAQARRVLEEVERLVALARGQEGVFQGPFHVGVIPTLAPYLLPRLLPRWVARYPALTLSIREELTPGIVAGILEGRLDAGLVGTEERAPGLEALPIFSERFVAYVSPHHPLYARAALHPLEIPLEDTWILSEGHCFRDQVLSVCRPSLSKRVVEFQSGDLETLVRLVEEVGGLTLLPEVALWTLPPEKRVHLRPLLPPGAGRTVYLLLREGSLKAPVATALAQEAQRVFPTLRLFSQGEEGVMMGAEVRHDQA